A window of Ardenticatena maritima contains these coding sequences:
- a CDS encoding EAL domain-containing protein, with product MCREGEAVDTSIIQQAMLVNIFIVAALVITGVGTWYAGTHGGYFLALLTGALATFLLFVILGFDWLTLFSILWPFWSGLPILVYLVGLLKERWQRLIQREQSLLKEVEQRRRIERFWHQLLAQHQAYFWTYDLTTNEVHIQPVSPPSALTKLLRNLPTLPHDHPLASAYQQARTGQTVRTEINIAGQTWVCTLEPDYQNSSPHRIFGLAIPQISTPSSDPAIEEEHQRLQTLISESPIIFFQREREDDGEWHLVYISPNVERLLGYSEEELLASDLQWALDITHPEDLPTGTAHVERLRKTGSSTMRVRLRHKKGHYIWVESYAQITRTVNGREVYQGYMLDITELATTQQQLEEQRTFYRTILEHMPDIVLVILADGTIVYASANAPHRLPGLKEQETPRIPAALTLALRPEDRHQVHHLLSVLPTCVAGEVYRTEWVIHDEEGNASFYEVEVRHLAETNSINGYILTLHDITERKALTNRLQLFSHAIEHGAHPMLILDAHLNIIYSNSAFQSLLGNTNPPETASGLTALEHLANTYHFNTSLSNIRDYVLAHGQWHGQLVGHHTNGDPLILDVGVSKFERDGQLWFVVIVQDITETHQMALQLQQANLFLEQLIEHSPIVMFRREGEDFRLTYISPNVERILGFPAEAVLGKPLDAINERVPPDEISRLHAHAQRVIEYGYDSILYRTYHRDGTVRWIYGVSRRFTDEHGTPFVIGYLQDVTEEEEARRALLKSEARYRHLVEQSGLVMCILDMEGRFHWVNRTFEEATGYTLDELSQITLYDLLKPASPSDIPQFLHMLQSNGYVEGIGRARHKDGSLRLFRYKAFLRVEDGEEYIYAYGYDITEQYTLRKARKRLETLQQTLWELGQKALAERTPETLYTFTVTTLARALGAPHVLLFLYDPKAEENIRLAASHGLDSEQHARLSTHTPLLQKVAHSLFLHTPQLVREETSGIFDEMPQHVAYYLPLVHDYTAYGLLLVVAHEDIFDENTVQFLHNAGTILVNALQRYAYEQEIATLAYTDPLTDLPNRRLFFEEGQRLLALAKRHQRSVALLYLDLDQFKEVNDTLSHEAGDLLLRETAQRLKEATRASDLIARLGGDEFAILLYDVGENEALRVAHRIQEALQEPVEILGHRIALSTSIGIAFFPTHGEDLNDLLRNADVAMYHAKRTRAFASVYRETFHAHTPDHLTLAADLRTAIQQRRIDVYFQPILDVQHGTIPKVEALARWFHPERGFISPGVFIPLAEQHGLIAELDRVVLEKAIQHLKEWHRQGFTHLHVAVNFSPQTIRNMQIVAFLKTLCGVYSLRPQALTIEITESILADYHTIKPILQHLHSLGIEIAIDDFGTGYSSLSYIENLPLDIIKADRAFVMGIGERPTSEAILSTILTLAKNLGVAALAEGVETTQQLHWLRQHQCRFVQGFLLSKPVPADEVLSTIAQLEENLGTLFPGNLYSED from the coding sequence ATGTGCAGAGAGGGAGAAGCCGTGGACACCTCTATCATCCAGCAAGCCATGTTGGTGAACATTTTCATCGTTGCCGCCCTGGTCATCACCGGGGTAGGCACGTGGTACGCCGGCACCCATGGCGGCTATTTTCTCGCCCTTTTGACAGGCGCTCTTGCCACCTTTCTGCTCTTCGTGATCCTGGGCTTTGATTGGCTAACACTGTTTTCCATTCTCTGGCCCTTTTGGAGCGGGTTGCCGATTTTGGTTTATCTGGTCGGACTGTTGAAAGAACGCTGGCAACGGCTCATTCAACGTGAACAAAGCCTTCTCAAAGAAGTTGAACAGCGCCGCCGCATCGAGCGGTTTTGGCACCAATTGCTGGCCCAGCATCAAGCGTACTTCTGGACCTACGACCTCACCACAAACGAGGTCCACATTCAACCAGTATCGCCCCCCTCGGCGCTGACAAAACTCCTGAGGAACCTGCCAACACTTCCCCACGACCATCCGCTCGCCTCCGCCTATCAACAAGCGCGCACCGGTCAAACCGTGCGCACTGAGATTAATATTGCGGGACAAACATGGGTTTGCACCCTGGAGCCTGACTATCAAAACAGTTCTCCCCACCGCATCTTTGGGCTTGCGATTCCACAGATCTCCACGCCTTCCAGCGACCCGGCGATTGAAGAAGAGCACCAACGCCTGCAAACGCTTATCAGCGAAAGCCCTATTATTTTCTTCCAGCGTGAACGTGAGGACGACGGCGAATGGCATCTGGTCTACATCAGCCCCAACGTCGAGCGGCTGCTGGGCTATTCCGAAGAAGAATTGCTTGCGAGCGATTTGCAATGGGCGCTTGACATCACCCACCCCGAAGATCTTCCCACCGGGACGGCGCACGTTGAACGCTTGCGCAAAACAGGGTCCAGCACCATGCGGGTTCGGTTGCGCCACAAGAAAGGGCACTACATTTGGGTTGAAAGTTATGCCCAGATCACCCGCACGGTGAATGGTCGCGAAGTGTATCAAGGCTATATGCTTGACATCACCGAACTGGCTACCACGCAACAGCAACTTGAAGAACAACGCACGTTCTATCGCACCATTCTGGAGCACATGCCCGACATTGTGCTCGTCATCCTTGCCGACGGGACGATTGTCTACGCCAGCGCCAACGCCCCACACCGTCTGCCTGGCTTGAAAGAACAAGAAACGCCCCGCATTCCAGCCGCTCTCACGTTGGCGCTTCGGCCGGAAGACCGTCACCAGGTCCATCATCTCTTGTCGGTCTTGCCGACATGTGTTGCAGGAGAAGTGTACCGCACAGAATGGGTCATCCATGATGAAGAAGGAAACGCCTCTTTCTACGAAGTGGAAGTGCGGCATCTCGCGGAAACCAACAGTATCAATGGCTATATTCTGACACTGCATGATATTACCGAACGCAAAGCCCTCACAAATCGCCTGCAACTTTTCTCCCACGCCATCGAACATGGCGCCCACCCCATGCTGATTTTGGACGCACACCTGAACATCATTTACAGCAACAGCGCGTTTCAATCACTGTTGGGGAACACCAACCCGCCGGAGACGGCTTCTGGACTCACCGCACTCGAACATCTCGCGAACACATATCATTTCAACACATCACTCAGCAATATCCGCGACTATGTGTTGGCGCACGGACAATGGCATGGGCAACTCGTTGGACACCATACCAATGGTGACCCGCTCATTCTCGATGTGGGGGTCTCGAAGTTTGAACGCGATGGGCAACTCTGGTTTGTCGTCATCGTGCAAGATATCACCGAAACACACCAAATGGCGCTGCAACTCCAACAAGCCAACCTCTTTTTGGAACAACTCATTGAGCATAGCCCTATTGTCATGTTCCGCCGCGAAGGTGAAGATTTTCGGCTGACGTATATCAGCCCGAACGTTGAGCGTATTCTGGGCTTTCCTGCGGAAGCGGTACTCGGCAAGCCACTGGACGCCATCAACGAACGTGTGCCGCCCGACGAGATTTCCCGACTCCATGCGCATGCCCAACGCGTCATCGAATACGGGTATGACAGCATCCTCTACCGCACATACCACCGCGATGGCACTGTGCGGTGGATTTACGGCGTCAGTCGCCGCTTTACCGATGAGCACGGCACGCCCTTTGTTATCGGCTACCTCCAGGACGTCACTGAGGAAGAAGAAGCGCGTCGTGCGCTCCTCAAAAGCGAAGCCCGCTACCGCCATCTGGTTGAGCAAAGCGGCTTGGTCATGTGCATTCTCGACATGGAAGGACGCTTCCACTGGGTCAACCGCACATTTGAAGAAGCAACAGGCTACACGCTGGACGAATTGAGCCAGATAACGCTGTACGATCTGCTCAAACCAGCCTCACCCTCTGACATTCCACAGTTTCTGCACATGCTTCAAAGTAACGGCTATGTCGAAGGCATTGGGCGCGCCCGACATAAAGACGGCTCTCTGCGTCTTTTTCGATACAAAGCATTCTTACGTGTTGAAGACGGCGAAGAGTATATCTACGCCTATGGGTACGACATTACCGAGCAGTACACGCTGCGTAAAGCCCGCAAGCGGCTGGAAACTCTGCAACAAACATTGTGGGAACTAGGGCAAAAAGCACTCGCCGAACGCACACCAGAGACGCTTTACACCTTTACCGTCACAACGCTGGCTCGAGCATTAGGCGCGCCCCATGTGCTCCTGTTTCTCTATGATCCCAAAGCCGAAGAAAACATCAGGCTTGCCGCCTCGCACGGCCTGGATAGCGAACAACATGCACGATTGTCGACACACACACCACTTCTTCAAAAAGTGGCGCATTCTCTCTTCTTGCACACCCCTCAATTGGTCCGTGAGGAAACGTCGGGGATCTTCGACGAAATGCCCCAACATGTCGCATACTATCTTCCCCTTGTACATGACTACACCGCCTACGGCTTGCTTTTGGTTGTCGCGCATGAAGACATTTTCGACGAAAATACAGTCCAGTTTTTGCACAATGCCGGCACAATCCTTGTCAACGCCCTGCAACGTTACGCCTACGAACAAGAAATCGCCACGCTTGCCTACACCGACCCGCTCACGGACCTTCCCAATCGCCGCCTCTTCTTCGAGGAAGGGCAACGGTTGCTTGCGTTGGCAAAGCGCCACCAACGCTCAGTTGCCCTGCTCTATCTCGACCTGGACCAGTTCAAGGAAGTGAATGATACGCTAAGCCATGAAGCCGGCGACCTCTTGTTGCGCGAAACAGCACAACGGTTGAAGGAAGCCACCCGCGCCAGCGATCTCATCGCACGCTTGGGAGGGGATGAGTTTGCGATTTTGCTGTATGACGTCGGTGAAAATGAAGCCTTGCGCGTGGCGCATCGTATTCAAGAAGCCCTCCAAGAGCCAGTCGAAATTCTCGGCCATCGCATCGCACTCAGTACGAGCATTGGCATTGCCTTTTTCCCGACACACGGGGAAGACCTGAACGACTTGCTCCGCAACGCCGACGTTGCCATGTACCACGCCAAACGTACCCGCGCCTTCGCTTCTGTGTATCGGGAAACGTTCCACGCCCACACACCCGACCATTTGACACTCGCCGCAGACTTGCGAACGGCGATTCAACAACGCCGTATTGACGTCTACTTTCAACCCATCCTTGATGTGCAACATGGCACAATCCCCAAAGTCGAAGCACTGGCGCGCTGGTTCCACCCCGAACGAGGCTTCATCTCGCCGGGTGTTTTCATTCCGCTCGCCGAGCAACACGGCTTGATTGCTGAACTTGATCGTGTTGTCCTTGAAAAAGCCATCCAACATCTCAAAGAATGGCATCGCCAGGGGTTCACACATTTGCACGTTGCCGTCAATTTCTCTCCCCAAACCATTCGCAACATGCAAATTGTCGCGTTCCTCAAAACCCTGTGTGGTGTGTACAGTCTCCGACCACAGGCGCTGACGATTGAAATCACCGAAAGCATCCTGGCAGACTATCACACCATCAAACCCATCCTCCAACACTTGCATTCCCTTGGTATTGAAATTGCCATAGACGACTTTGGAACGGGCTACTCGTCGCTCTCGTACATCGAAAATCTCCCGCTTGACATCATCAAAGCCGATCGCGCCTTTGTCATGGGCATTGGAGAACGCCCCACAAGTGAAGCCATCCTCTCCACCATTCTCACACTGGCGAAGAATTTGGGCGTTGCCGCCCTCGCCGAGGGTGTTGAAACAACGCAACAATTGCACTGGTTGCGCCAGCACCAATGCCGTTTTGTGCAAGGGTTTCTGCTGAGCAAACCGGTTCCCGCCGATGAGGTGTTGTCCACCATTGCCCAACTTGAAGAAAATCTCGGCACTCTTTTCCCCGGAAACCTATACAGTGAGGATTGA
- a CDS encoding FAD-dependent thymidylate synthase — MSTQTFLSPPPRVTLINAFAKPYENAVATARTCYSPRGIVYPEQVAEKPDLRDRIAESIYQAGHHTTFQHGHVQFALENVSRHFIWSFLHSHPFYNSEQVSQRYVRVAPDQMAVPPLRGEALRLYHETLARQVSAYERLIELLTPTVERLYFARFPSRAPRNGQAHPLARRWIPKRAQEVARYVLPVATFAYLYHTISILTLFRYWRLCRQYDTPTETYMVVEQMVNAVLALDPLLAQILEEPLPLEETLEYRFWQEAHAQRAPWSREYRAEFDAMLEGHTSKLVSWKPDNEALLAQAVREVLGVPRHALNDADAIALVLDPRQNRYYGEALNVTTMSKLTRTLHHPHYTFRKKLSHTADSQDQRHRMTPGSRPMLTAYLTEDPDYITPALIRETPAAQRLYDETMAYTWDAINRLRALGVEDEYAAYLLPNAVSIRFTESADLLALHHKLRMRLCYNAQEEIFAASRDEALQIAAVNPTIGRYLGAPCTLRHAAGRRPYCPEGDRYCGVPVWKLGIDEYERIL; from the coding sequence ATGAGTACGCAAACATTTCTTTCACCACCACCCCGTGTGACACTCATCAACGCCTTTGCCAAACCCTACGAAAACGCCGTCGCAACGGCGCGCACGTGCTACTCCCCCCGCGGCATCGTGTACCCCGAACAGGTCGCCGAAAAGCCCGACCTGCGCGACCGCATCGCTGAAAGCATCTACCAAGCGGGGCACCATACCACATTCCAGCATGGACATGTGCAATTCGCGCTGGAAAACGTCAGCCGCCATTTCATTTGGTCTTTCCTGCACTCACACCCCTTCTACAACAGCGAGCAAGTCAGCCAGCGCTATGTCCGCGTCGCCCCCGACCAGATGGCGGTGCCCCCCCTGCGGGGAGAAGCGCTCCGCCTCTATCACGAAACGCTGGCGCGGCAAGTGAGCGCCTACGAGCGCCTCATCGAACTGCTGACACCAACGGTGGAACGTCTCTACTTCGCACGCTTCCCCTCACGCGCGCCACGCAACGGGCAAGCCCACCCCCTGGCGCGGCGCTGGATTCCCAAGCGCGCCCAAGAAGTCGCCCGCTATGTGCTCCCCGTTGCCACGTTCGCTTACCTCTACCACACCATCAGCATCCTGACACTCTTCCGCTACTGGCGCCTCTGCCGCCAGTACGACACACCCACCGAAACCTACATGGTGGTGGAACAAATGGTCAACGCTGTACTGGCGCTGGACCCTCTGCTCGCGCAGATTCTCGAAGAGCCGCTCCCGCTTGAAGAGACGCTCGAATACCGCTTCTGGCAGGAAGCCCACGCCCAACGGGCGCCCTGGTCGCGCGAGTACCGCGCTGAATTCGATGCCATGCTCGAAGGGCATACCAGCAAACTCGTCTCGTGGAAGCCCGACAACGAAGCCCTGCTGGCGCAAGCCGTGCGCGAAGTGCTGGGCGTCCCGCGCCACGCTCTCAACGATGCAGACGCCATCGCCTTGGTACTCGACCCACGCCAAAATCGCTACTACGGGGAAGCGCTCAACGTGACGACGATGAGCAAACTCACCCGCACGCTGCACCACCCGCATTACACGTTCCGCAAAAAACTCTCGCACACCGCCGACAGCCAAGACCAGCGCCATCGCATGACGCCGGGCAGTCGCCCCATGCTCACCGCCTACCTCACCGAAGACCCCGATTACATCACGCCGGCGCTCATCCGCGAGACCCCCGCCGCACAGCGCCTCTATGATGAGACCATGGCGTACACGTGGGACGCCATCAATCGCCTGCGGGCGCTGGGCGTCGAAGACGAATACGCCGCCTACCTGCTTCCCAACGCGGTGAGTATTCGCTTCACCGAAAGCGCCGACTTGCTGGCGTTGCACCACAAATTGCGCATGCGGCTCTGCTACAACGCGCAGGAAGAAATTTTTGCCGCCAGCCGCGACGAAGCGCTGCAAATCGCCGCCGTCAATCCCACCATCGGGCGCTACCTGGGCGCGCCCTGCACCCTGCGCCACGCCGCCGGGCGACGCCCCTACTGTCCCGAAGGCGACCGCTACTGCGGCGTGCCCGTCTGGAAATTGGGGATAGACGAGTACGAACGCATCTTGTGA
- a CDS encoding M3 family oligoendopeptidase: MLDLPNDYKAFLDWTWDDLRPYYEALQKQPLTEATVQEWLSGWSALDERVYEIYSRLYVATTQDTTDEAAEARFKRFIGEVYPHVQRAEQALKQKLLASGLRPEGFELPLKRIETEARIFREENVPLFTEERNLSNEYNKITGAQTVEWKGEERTLPQMRPLLQEHDRDLRERAWRTMIERQLADREALNELWLRMLDVREQQAKNAGFANYRDFRWELLTRFDYTPEDCRTFHKAIEDVVVPAASRIYERRRQLLGVEQLRPWDLDVDPEYRPPLRPFQTEAELIDTSARIFHRVDETLGGYFDIMREEGLLDLANRKGKAPGGYCIEFPVSRRPFIFMNAVGLQSDVRTMVHEAGHAFHAFESMALPYIHQREVGMEFAEVASMAMELLSSPYWHKDEGGFYDDADYARARIEHLEGIVLFWPYMAVVDAFQHWVYENIDEARDPAACDAKWGELWDRFMPGVDWSGLEDAKVTGWHRKLHIFTVPLYYVEYGLAELGSVQVWANALKDQAAAVRAYRAALALGGTRSLPELYATAGARFAFDHATMRSAIELLESQLAALYRVVEGSAS; this comes from the coding sequence ATGTTGGACTTGCCGAACGATTACAAGGCGTTTTTGGATTGGACGTGGGATGACTTGCGTCCGTATTACGAGGCGTTGCAGAAACAACCGCTGACCGAAGCCACAGTGCAGGAGTGGCTGAGCGGTTGGTCGGCGTTGGATGAGCGCGTGTATGAAATCTACTCGCGCCTCTACGTTGCCACGACGCAGGACACCACCGACGAAGCCGCTGAAGCCCGCTTCAAACGCTTCATTGGTGAGGTGTATCCGCACGTTCAGCGGGCGGAGCAGGCGCTCAAACAGAAACTGCTGGCGTCGGGCTTGCGCCCAGAGGGGTTTGAGTTGCCGTTGAAGCGCATTGAAACCGAAGCCCGTATCTTCCGTGAAGAGAACGTTCCGCTGTTTACCGAGGAACGCAACCTGTCGAATGAATACAACAAAATCACCGGCGCGCAGACGGTGGAATGGAAAGGCGAAGAGCGCACATTGCCCCAGATGCGCCCTCTCTTGCAAGAACACGACCGCGACCTGCGCGAACGGGCGTGGCGGACGATGATCGAGCGCCAATTGGCGGACCGCGAGGCGCTCAACGAGTTGTGGCTGCGCATGCTGGATGTGCGTGAGCAGCAGGCGAAGAACGCCGGTTTCGCCAATTACCGTGATTTCCGCTGGGAATTGCTCACGCGCTTCGACTACACGCCTGAGGATTGCCGCACGTTCCACAAAGCGATTGAAGATGTGGTTGTGCCGGCGGCGTCGCGCATTTACGAACGCCGCCGCCAGTTGCTGGGCGTGGAGCAACTGCGCCCGTGGGACTTGGACGTTGACCCTGAATATCGCCCCCCGTTGCGTCCCTTCCAGACCGAGGCGGAATTGATTGACACCTCGGCGCGTATCTTCCACCGTGTGGATGAGACGCTGGGGGGCTATTTCGACATCATGCGCGAAGAGGGCTTGTTAGACCTGGCGAACCGCAAAGGCAAAGCGCCCGGCGGCTACTGCATTGAGTTTCCTGTATCGCGCCGCCCCTTCATCTTCATGAATGCGGTCGGGTTGCAGAGTGATGTGCGCACGATGGTGCACGAGGCGGGGCACGCCTTCCACGCCTTCGAGTCCATGGCGCTGCCGTACATTCACCAGCGTGAAGTTGGTATGGAGTTTGCCGAAGTGGCCTCTATGGCGATGGAATTGCTTTCGTCGCCCTACTGGCACAAGGATGAAGGCGGCTTTTACGATGATGCGGATTATGCGCGCGCCCGTATTGAGCATTTGGAAGGGATTGTGTTGTTCTGGCCCTACATGGCGGTGGTGGATGCGTTCCAGCATTGGGTGTACGAGAACATTGACGAGGCGCGCGACCCGGCGGCGTGTGATGCAAAGTGGGGCGAGTTGTGGGACCGCTTCATGCCGGGGGTGGATTGGAGCGGCCTGGAAGACGCCAAAGTGACGGGGTGGCACCGCAAGTTGCACATTTTCACCGTGCCGCTCTACTACGTCGAGTATGGCTTGGCGGAGTTGGGGTCGGTGCAGGTGTGGGCGAATGCGCTGAAAGACCAGGCGGCGGCTGTGCGGGCGTATCGCGCGGCGCTGGCGCTGGGCGGCACGCGCTCGTTGCCCGAATTGTACGCAACGGCGGGCGCACGCTTTGCCTTCGACCATGCAACGATGCGCTCGGCTATCGAGTTGCTTGAATCGCAGTTGGCGGCGCTTTACCGCGTCGTAGAGGGGTCGGCGTCGTAG
- a CDS encoding GNAT family N-acetyltransferase: MATFDLGDGIQVRLALLHHAEAVYRTVEPNREHLGRWLPWAWDCKGPEDIRAFIRQCLLWMAEGKMYLFYLWDGDEVIGSIDVHAVNLDHSTGGVGYWLSQAYTGRGIMTRAAQAIVDFAFGELGLNRVYLRCATGNHASCAIAERLGFQLEGILREEMRNRDRFDDMKLYAMLAREWRERGPLFKNSMERR; encoded by the coding sequence ATGGCGACGTTTGATTTAGGCGATGGCATACAGGTGCGGCTGGCGCTTCTGCACCACGCCGAAGCGGTGTACCGCACCGTGGAGCCCAACCGCGAGCATTTGGGGCGTTGGCTGCCCTGGGCGTGGGATTGCAAAGGACCTGAGGATATTCGCGCCTTCATCCGCCAATGTTTGCTGTGGATGGCGGAAGGGAAAATGTACCTGTTTTACCTGTGGGATGGTGATGAGGTGATTGGTTCGATTGACGTGCATGCCGTGAATCTGGACCATTCAACAGGGGGCGTGGGGTACTGGTTGAGCCAGGCGTACACCGGGCGCGGCATTATGACCCGTGCGGCGCAGGCGATTGTGGATTTTGCGTTTGGGGAATTGGGGCTCAACCGCGTGTACCTGCGGTGCGCCACGGGCAATCATGCCAGTTGCGCCATTGCCGAGCGTTTGGGGTTTCAGTTGGAAGGCATTTTGCGGGAAGAAATGCGCAACCGTGACCGCTTTGATGACATGAAACTGTACGCCATGTTGGCGCGTGAATGGCGCGAGCGTGGTCCGTTGTTCAAAAACTCGATGGAGAGGAGATAA
- a CDS encoding DUF1499 domain-containing protein encodes MATFIKYALLVVGGLLFLGVVSLWVMARITGPRHEPGVRNGQLAPCPETPNCVSSQADPSDRLHFIEPIRYEGDQQAAHERLLRVIQSMPRVTIIENRPDYIYAEFRTQWMRFVDDVEFYFDDDAKVIHVRSASRVGRGDMGVNRTRVETIRRAFEQAAP; translated from the coding sequence ATGGCAACATTCATCAAATACGCACTGCTGGTTGTGGGAGGACTGCTTTTCCTGGGCGTGGTCTCCCTTTGGGTCATGGCGCGCATCACAGGTCCACGCCACGAGCCCGGTGTGCGCAATGGGCAACTCGCCCCATGCCCTGAAACGCCCAACTGTGTTTCCAGCCAGGCCGACCCCAGCGACCGTCTGCACTTTATCGAACCCATCCGCTATGAAGGCGACCAACAAGCCGCCCACGAGCGTCTTTTGCGCGTCATCCAGTCCATGCCGCGCGTGACCATCATCGAAAATCGCCCCGATTACATCTACGCGGAGTTTCGCACGCAGTGGATGCGCTTTGTGGACGACGTGGAATTTTATTTCGATGACGACGCCAAAGTGATTCACGTGCGCTCAGCGTCGCGGGTGGGGCGGGGCGATATGGGCGTGAACCGCACCCGTGTGGAAACCATTCGCCGGGCGTTCGAGCAAGCCGCGCCATGA
- a CDS encoding AlkZ-related protein, whose translation MSTPTLSAAQLQAFRDRTFRRRSPWRVRTRDEAVAFVRERGFVFFWPIRGVLLPSLWVAVAGERPVPREHDDPGHITWQWKDELLGSDAWFYAKLLRGKATLVAHDLLPAFYALSDATDDPADDVRALYMDGLLSREARALVEYIIEHGATHTIALRAALGKRAAGSAFDRALTEAQRRMFIMPIAIAEAGAWRYAFVYDLVVRHLPDLPTWARHITRREARTRLLARYLESVGAAQERDVRKVFGWTQKETTSALSALVAQKRALFPVQVEGADAPHIALPSLLEPSSPQAGRA comes from the coding sequence ATGAGCACGCCCACCCTGAGCGCCGCGCAATTGCAAGCGTTTCGCGACCGCACGTTTCGGCGGCGTTCCCCGTGGCGTGTGCGCACCCGCGACGAGGCAGTTGCCTTTGTGCGCGAGCGCGGCTTTGTCTTCTTCTGGCCGATTCGCGGCGTGTTGCTCCCCAGCCTCTGGGTCGCGGTAGCCGGCGAGCGCCCCGTCCCGCGGGAGCATGACGACCCCGGGCACATCACCTGGCAGTGGAAAGACGAGTTGTTGGGAAGCGACGCCTGGTTCTACGCCAAACTGCTGCGCGGCAAAGCCACCCTGGTGGCGCACGACCTGTTGCCCGCATTCTACGCGCTGAGCGACGCCACCGACGACCCCGCCGACGACGTGCGCGCCCTCTACATGGACGGTCTGCTCTCGCGCGAGGCGCGCGCCCTGGTGGAATACATCATCGAACATGGCGCGACACACACCATCGCCCTGCGGGCGGCGCTTGGCAAACGCGCTGCGGGGAGCGCCTTCGACCGCGCCTTGACCGAAGCGCAACGGCGCATGTTCATCATGCCCATCGCCATCGCCGAGGCGGGCGCGTGGCGCTACGCCTTTGTGTACGACCTTGTGGTGCGCCACCTGCCCGACCTGCCCACATGGGCTCGCCACATCACACGTAGAGAAGCGCGTACGCGCCTGCTGGCACGCTACCTGGAAAGCGTTGGCGCGGCGCAGGAACGGGACGTGCGCAAGGTCTTCGGCTGGACGCAAAAAGAAACCACCAGTGCTTTGAGCGCACTGGTGGCGCAGAAACGGGCGCTTTTTCCGGTGCAGGTCGAAGGCGCAGACGCCCCGCACATCGCCTTGCCGTCACTTCTCGAACCGTCCAGCCCTCAAGCGGGGCGGGCGTAG